A stretch of Xenopus laevis strain J_2021 chromosome 8S, Xenopus_laevis_v10.1, whole genome shotgun sequence DNA encodes these proteins:
- the eif2s1.S gene encoding eukaryotic translation initiation factor 2 subunit 1, translating to MPGLNCRFYQHKFPEVDDVVMVNVRSIAEMGAYVSLLEYNNIEGMILLSELSRRRIRSINKLIRIGRNECVVVIRVDKDKGYIDLSKRRVSPEEALKCEDKFTKSKTVYSILRHVAEVLDYTKDEQLDSLFQRTAWVFDEKYKKPGYGAYDAFKNAVSDPDILDGLDLSEDERRVLIDNINRRLTPQAVKIRADIEVACYGYEGIDAVKDALRAGLSCSTENMPIKINLIAPPRYVMTTTTLERTEGLSVLNQAMSVIKERIEEKRGVFNVQMEPKVVTDTDETELARQLERLEKENAEVDGDDDADEMEAKTED from the exons ATGCCTGGGTTAAACTGTAGGTTTTACCAACACAAGTTCCCGGAGGTGGACGACGTGGTCATGGTGAACGTCCGCTCCATAGCTGAGATGGGGGCTTACGTCAGCCTCTTGGAATATAACAACATCGAGGGTATGATTCTGCTCAGCGAGCTGTCGAGAAGGCGTATCCGATCTATCAACAAACTTATTAGGATTGGCAGGAACGAGTGTGTTGTGGTGATCAGGGTCGATAAAGATAAAG GATATATAGATTTATCCAAAAGAAGAGTTTCACCAGAGGAAGCCCTAAAATGTGAAGATAAATTCACCAAATCCAAAACT GTGTACAGTATTCTGCGGCACGTGGCGGAGGTGCTGGACTACACAAAGGACGAGCAGCTGGACAGTCTGTTCCAGAGGACGGCTTGGGTGTTTGACGAAAAGTACAAGAAGCCGGGATACGGAGCCTATGACGCTTTTAAAAATGCAGTCTC TGACCCCGACATTCTTGATGGGCTGGACTTAAGTGAAGATGAGAGACGCGTTCTTATTGACAACATTAACAGGCGCTTGACCCCACAAGCGGTGAAAATCCGAGCAG ATATTGAAGTGGCATGCTATGGGTATGAAGGAATTGATGCTGTTAAAGATGCACTGAGAGCAGGGCTGAGTTGTTCCACAGAGAACATGCCAATTAAG ATAAATCTGATTGCACCTCCCCGGTATGTGATGACCACTACTACTCTGGAGAGGACGGAGGGGCTTTCTGTGCTCAATCAAGCAATGTCGGTCATTAAAGAGAGGATTGAAGAGAAGAGAGGAGTATTTAATGTCCAGATGGAG CCTAAGGTGGTCACAGATACGGACGAAACCGAACTTGCACGGCAGCTGGAGCGACTGGAGAAAGAGAACGCAGAGGTTGATGGAGATGACGATGCCGATGAGATGGAGGCAAAAACTGAAGATTAA
- the atp6v1d.S gene encoding MGC79146 protein (The RefSeq protein has 2 substitutions compared to this genomic sequence) produces the protein MSGKDRIEVFPSRMAQSIMKARLKGAQTGRNLLKKKSDALTMRFRQILKKIIETKMLMGEVMREAAFSLAEAKFTAGDFSTTVIQNVNKAQVKVRARKDNVAGVTLPVFEHYQEGGDSYELTGLARGGEQLAKLKRNYAKAVELLVELASLQTSFVTLDEAIKITNRRVNAIEHVIIPRIERTLSYIVTELDEREREEFYRLKKIQEKKKIIKEKAEKERAKWANTGGPKPSNLLAEDRDEDLLFD, from the exons ATGTCGGGAAAAGACAGGATCGAGGTGTTCCCCTCTAGGAT GGCCCAGAGCATCATGAAGGCTCGGCTGAAAGGAGCACAGACGGGGCGCAACCTTCTCAAGAAGAAATCCGATGCCTTAACCATGCGCTTCCGGCAAATCCTAAAGAAAATCATTGAG ACCAAGATGCTCATGGGAGAGGTCATGAGAGAAGCCGCTTTCTCACTGGCTGAAGCCAAGTTCACAGCCGgagatttcag CACAACTGTCATACAGAATGTGAATAAAGCGCAGGTGAAGGTGCGGGCGAGGAAAGACAATGTAGCAG GTGTGACCTTGCCAGTGTTTGAGCATTATCAGGAGGGAGGAGACA GCTACGAGCTGACGGGATTGGCTAGAGGTGGGGAGCAACTGGCCAAGCTGAAGAGGAATTATGCCAAAGCTGTGGAGCTGCTGGTGGAACTGGCATCACTGCAG ACCTCGTTCGTGACTCTAGATGAAGCCATTAAAATCACTAACCGACGTGTCAATGCCATAGAACACG TGATTATCCCCAAGATAGAGCGCACCTTGTCCTACATTGTCACTGAACTGGATGAGCGCGAGAGGGAGGAGTTCTACAG GCTGAAAAAGATACAGGAAAAGAAGAAGATCATTAAGGAAAAGGCAGAGAAGGAGCGAGCCAAGTGGGCTAACACGGGGGGCCCTGAACCGTCCAATCTCCTCGCAGAGGACAGAGATGAGGATCTGTTGTTTGATTAA